A single Sporomusaceae bacterium DNA region contains:
- a CDS encoding lactate utilization protein, producing MMKKVCENWEQALPVGNYGPHLFGEFETRAKNVSAEVFRVATVAEAQAVLVELAKNLGAKKAVAVDCPLAASAGAYEALKAAGLEVYTEAGDIAAHADTADLGVSGVEFGVAETGSVLQDALAIESRLVSTLPPVHVVFMNSGKIVPAMADAIGVVAKVFDRGYLSFITGPSRTADIERVLTIGVHGPSRFIIIAVDETAGGGVA from the coding sequence ATGATGAAAAAGGTGTGCGAGAACTGGGAGCAGGCTCTCCCGGTCGGCAATTACGGTCCGCACCTCTTCGGGGAGTTCGAGACCCGCGCCAAGAACGTCTCCGCCGAAGTCTTCCGCGTAGCGACCGTCGCCGAAGCACAGGCCGTGCTTGTCGAACTTGCCAAGAACCTCGGGGCCAAGAAAGCGGTGGCCGTCGACTGCCCGCTCGCCGCGAGCGCCGGTGCGTATGAAGCTCTGAAGGCCGCCGGCCTTGAAGTCTACACCGAGGCGGGCGATATCGCCGCCCACGCCGATACCGCCGATCTCGGCGTGTCGGGGGTGGAGTTCGGCGTCGCCGAGACAGGCAGCGTTCTCCAGGATGCCCTCGCGATCGAAAGCCGCCTGGTGTCCACCCTTCCCCCCGTTCACGTCGTGTTCATGAACAGCGGCAAAATCGTCCCGGCGATGGCGGACGCGATCGGCGTCGTCGCCAAGGTATTCGACCGCGGCTATCTTTCTTTCATTACCGGTCCCAGCCGCACGGCCGACATCGAACGGGTCCTTACCATCGGCGTCCACGGCCCCAGCAGGTTCATAATAATCGCTGTCGATGAGACCGCCGGCGGAGGTGTCGCGTAA
- a CDS encoding LUD domain-containing protein: protein MAGKERNIKKEISQKLKDDVLRGALGRFGEAYPVSRAKAYENVGDVEALRDELKAMKVAAVADIEAIADKFEAEASKRGAKVFRAADGPALKKYLLDLCQEKGVKRVVKSKSMASEEIHLNHDLEAAGVHVKETDLGEWIIALAGHTPSHMVMPAIHLNRQQVAEYFSKELNEDIPPDIPFMVQTARKTLREEFLQADMGISGANFGIAENGAIGLVTNEGNARLVTTLPRVHVVIIGYEKLIPTIKDTIPILRSLPRSATAQLATSYVSMICGPAPAMVKQDGKWVEQDKELHIILFDNGRLKAAKDDKFKEIYQCVRCASCLNVCPVYQLVGGHVYGHIYAGGIGAILTAFFNSMGDFEKINELCIGCRKCTTVCPGRINIPGLIEELRARGVKDHGLPFSLKLLFENVISNRRLFHSLLRTAAIGQKPVQSGRFIRHLPLFMAGMTEGRSLPAIADTPLRDRIRKITKQLDAPAKKVAFFSGCNMDFVFPETGESVYKVLQDLNIAVVFPEDQSCCGKPVVGFGDVETTKKIAKRNIEAFEKAGVDYVIAACPSCTETLHVTYPEILADDPAWAERAKAFAAKVKEFSQFVCAEYEKAGRLEKKPGATKVTFHDSCHMKRVLNIHEEPRKLLESTGSCEVVEMKDCDKCCGMAGAFGIKYSELSAPILKQKIDNIKDSGAQVVAVGCPACMMQIGGGLDKQAPNIKVRHVADILADEIKDEEAPAKKKDEFHFH, encoded by the coding sequence ATGGCAGGCAAAGAACGCAACATCAAGAAGGAGATAAGCCAGAAGCTGAAGGACGATGTGCTGCGCGGCGCTTTAGGCCGCTTCGGCGAAGCCTACCCCGTGTCGCGGGCCAAAGCGTACGAGAATGTCGGCGATGTCGAGGCGCTGCGCGATGAGCTTAAAGCGATGAAGGTCGCCGCTGTGGCCGATATCGAGGCGATCGCCGACAAGTTCGAAGCCGAAGCCAGCAAGCGGGGCGCCAAGGTGTTCCGCGCCGCGGACGGCCCGGCGCTGAAGAAGTACCTGCTCGACCTGTGCCAGGAAAAAGGCGTGAAAAGGGTCGTCAAGTCGAAGTCGATGGCGTCGGAGGAGATCCACCTCAACCACGACCTAGAGGCTGCCGGCGTTCACGTGAAGGAGACCGACCTCGGCGAGTGGATTATCGCTCTGGCCGGCCATACGCCGTCGCACATGGTTATGCCCGCCATCCACCTCAACCGCCAGCAGGTGGCCGAGTATTTCTCCAAGGAACTGAACGAGGATATTCCCCCCGATATCCCCTTTATGGTGCAGACGGCCCGCAAGACGCTGCGCGAGGAATTCCTGCAGGCTGATATGGGCATCTCGGGCGCGAACTTCGGCATCGCCGAAAACGGCGCTATCGGCCTGGTGACCAACGAAGGCAACGCGAGGCTGGTCACAACCCTGCCCCGCGTCCATGTGGTGATAATCGGTTACGAGAAGCTCATTCCGACGATCAAGGATACCATCCCCATTCTCCGCTCCCTGCCCCGCAGCGCCACCGCTCAGCTCGCGACCAGCTATGTGAGCATGATCTGCGGACCGGCGCCGGCGATGGTCAAGCAGGACGGCAAGTGGGTGGAGCAGGATAAGGAACTGCACATAATATTGTTCGACAACGGCCGGCTGAAGGCCGCCAAGGACGATAAGTTCAAGGAGATCTACCAGTGTGTCCGCTGCGCCTCGTGCCTGAACGTCTGCCCGGTCTACCAACTGGTGGGCGGCCACGTTTACGGCCACATCTACGCCGGCGGCATCGGCGCCATCCTGACGGCGTTTTTCAACAGCATGGGCGATTTCGAGAAGATCAACGAGCTGTGCATCGGCTGCCGCAAGTGCACGACGGTCTGTCCGGGCAGGATCAACATCCCCGGCCTGATCGAGGAGCTGCGGGCCAGAGGGGTCAAGGACCACGGTCTGCCGTTCTCGCTGAAGCTGCTGTTCGAAAATGTCATTTCCAACCGCCGCCTGTTCCACAGCCTGCTGCGGACGGCCGCGATCGGCCAGAAGCCGGTGCAGTCCGGCCGCTTCATCCGTCACCTGCCGCTCTTCATGGCCGGCATGACGGAGGGCCGCAGCCTGCCGGCGATCGCCGACACGCCGCTCAGGGACCGGATCCGCAAGATTACGAAGCAGCTGGACGCCCCGGCCAAGAAGGTGGCGTTCTTCAGCGGCTGCAATATGGACTTCGTTTTCCCCGAGACGGGCGAATCGGTCTATAAGGTGCTGCAGGATCTGAATATCGCCGTGGTGTTCCCCGAGGATCAGAGCTGCTGCGGCAAGCCGGTGGTCGGTTTCGGCGACGTGGAGACGACCAAGAAGATCGCCAAGCGAAACATCGAGGCGTTCGAGAAGGCGGGCGTCGATTATGTGATTGCCGCCTGCCCGAGCTGCACCGAGACGCTGCACGTTACCTACCCGGAAATCCTTGCCGACGATCCCGCGTGGGCGGAGCGGGCCAAGGCGTTCGCCGCCAAGGTGAAGGAGTTCTCGCAGTTCGTGTGCGCCGAGTACGAGAAGGCCGGCCGCCTGGAGAAGAAGCCGGGGGCTACGAAGGTCACCTTCCACGATTCCTGCCACATGAAGCGGGTGCTCAATATCCACGAGGAACCGCGCAAGCTGCTGGAGAGCACCGGTTCGTGCGAGGTGGTGGAGATGAAGGACTGCGACAAGTGCTGCGGCATGGCGGGCGCTTTCGGCATCAAGTATTCGGAGCTGTCGGCCCCCATCCTCAAGCAGAAGATCGACAATATCAAGGACAGCGGCGCCCAGGTGGTGGCGGTCGGCTGCCCGGCCTGCATGATGCAGATCGGCGGCGGCCTCGACAAGCAGGCGCCGAATATCAAGGTAAGGCATGTGGCCGACATCCTCGCCGACGAGATCAAGGACGAGGAAGCGCCGGCAAAAAAGAAGGATGAGTTCCACTTCCACTAG
- a CDS encoding rubrerythrin family protein, with protein sequence MPVKNDMTADSLRSAYGGESMASMRYLIWGEHAAKQGMPNIARLFAAVAFAEQAHATNHFRELCDQAGGAAVTAGAVFGLGTVAENLQGAIDGELHEIEQMYPVYLHTAQFQQEKGAERAFRFALEAEKIHAKMFKTAQDAAKENKDMALGDVYICPVCGHTGEGEPPDFCPVCGVKKNLFRLFPAEK encoded by the coding sequence ATGCCTGTAAAAAATGATATGACCGCCGACTCCCTCCGCTCCGCCTACGGCGGAGAATCTATGGCCAGCATGCGGTACCTGATATGGGGCGAGCATGCCGCCAAACAGGGGATGCCCAACATCGCCCGCCTGTTCGCCGCCGTAGCCTTCGCCGAGCAGGCCCACGCCACCAACCACTTCCGCGAGCTGTGCGACCAGGCCGGCGGAGCGGCGGTGACGGCCGGCGCCGTATTCGGCCTCGGCACGGTGGCGGAAAACCTCCAGGGGGCCATCGACGGCGAACTGCACGAAATCGAGCAGATGTACCCCGTCTACCTGCATACTGCCCAGTTCCAGCAGGAAAAAGGCGCGGAGCGTGCTTTCCGCTTCGCCCTAGAGGCGGAAAAGATTCACGCCAAGATGTTCAAGACCGCCCAGGACGCGGCTAAGGAGAACAAGGACATGGCCCTGGGAGACGTCTACATCTGCCCGGTCTGCGGCCACACCGGCGAGGGTGAGCCGCCCGATTTCTGCCCGGTCTGCGGTGTGAAGAAAAATCTGTTCAGGCTGTTCCCGGCCGAAAAATAA
- a CDS encoding 2-oxoacid:acceptor oxidoreductase family protein → MTYISLTGTGGQGIILAGIILAEAAILEGKQAIQTQSYGPEARGGASKAEVIISDEAIDYPKIVTADILLAMSQEACTKYAGVLKKGGKMIVDATNVDDIPAIDADILAVDITRAAREQLQKDMFANIVALGVLVGSTGIVSRKAVVEAVLARVPKGTEEVNTKALEIGFSLGEKK, encoded by the coding sequence ATAACCTACATCAGCCTCACCGGAACAGGCGGGCAAGGCATCATCCTCGCCGGCATCATCCTCGCCGAAGCGGCCATCCTCGAAGGCAAGCAGGCCATCCAGACCCAGTCCTACGGGCCGGAAGCCCGCGGCGGGGCCAGCAAAGCCGAAGTCATAATCTCCGACGAGGCCATCGACTACCCCAAAATCGTCACCGCCGACATCCTCCTCGCCATGAGCCAGGAAGCCTGCACCAAATACGCCGGCGTCCTTAAAAAAGGCGGCAAAATGATCGTCGACGCCACCAACGTCGACGACATCCCGGCAATCGACGCCGACATCCTCGCCGTCGACATCACCAGGGCCGCCCGCGAACAACTCCAAAAAGACATGTTCGCCAACATCGTCGCCCTCGGCGTCCTCGTCGGCAGCACCGGCATCGTCAGCCGCAAAGCCGTCGTCGAAGCCGTCCTCGCCCGCGTGCCCAAAGGCACCGAAGAGGTCAATACAAAGGCCCTGGAGATCGGCTTCAGCCTCGGCGAAAAGAAATAA
- a CDS encoding thiamine pyrophosphate-dependent enzyme: protein MAGIEKYLRKSALPHIWCPGCGNGILLAAILRAIDKLGLDQKKTVIVSGIGCSSRASGYMNFNTVHTAHGRALTFATGIKLAKPELNVIVLTGDGDSTAIGGNHFIHAARRNVDLTTVIFNNNIYGMTGGQYSPLTPMNAKATTAPFGHIERSFDIAALAIAAGATYVARGTAFHAQLLTDLVVKGIENKGFSVIDAITQCPISYGRKNKMGTAADMLAWQRDSAVMVQAVSKMKPEDLEGKFVIGELYRSVAPEYTAEYDKLIARVAKKGGK, encoded by the coding sequence ATGGCCGGCATCGAAAAATATCTCCGCAAGTCGGCGCTGCCTCACATCTGGTGCCCCGGCTGCGGCAACGGCATACTCCTCGCCGCCATATTAAGGGCCATCGATAAACTCGGCCTCGACCAGAAGAAAACCGTTATCGTCTCAGGCATCGGCTGCTCGTCGCGCGCCTCCGGCTACATGAACTTCAACACCGTCCACACCGCCCACGGCCGCGCCCTCACCTTCGCCACCGGCATCAAGCTCGCCAAGCCCGAGCTCAACGTCATCGTCCTCACCGGCGACGGCGACTCCACCGCCATCGGCGGCAACCACTTCATCCATGCCGCCCGCCGCAACGTCGACCTCACCACCGTTATCTTCAACAACAACATCTACGGCATGACCGGCGGCCAGTATTCGCCCCTCACCCCCATGAACGCCAAAGCCACCACCGCTCCCTTCGGTCACATCGAGCGGTCCTTCGATATCGCCGCCCTCGCCATCGCCGCCGGCGCCACCTACGTTGCCCGCGGCACCGCCTTCCACGCCCAGCTCCTCACCGACCTGGTCGTCAAAGGCATCGAAAACAAAGGCTTCTCCGTCATCGACGCCATCACCCAGTGCCCCATATCCTACGGCCGCAAAAACAAAATGGGCACCGCCGCCGACATGCTCGCCTGGCAGCGCGACAGCGCCGTCATGGTCCAGGCAGTGTCCAAAATGAAGCCCGAAGACCTCGAAGGCAAATTTGTCATCGGCGAACTTTACCGGTCGGTAGCCCCCGAATACACCGCCGAATACGACAAACTCATCGCCCGGGTCGCCAAAAAGGGGGGCAAATAA
- a CDS encoding 2-oxoacid:acceptor oxidoreductase subunit alpha yields the protein MAKAQLMQGNQACAVGALAAGVTFFAGYPITPSTEVAEILAEMLPKFGGKFIQMEDEIASMGAVCGAALTGAKAITATSGPGFSLKQELIGYASMAEIPCVIVNVQRLGPSTGKPTSPAQGDVMQARWGSHGDRGVIALSPTSVRETFDITVKAFNFAEKFRTPVILLLDEVVGHMRETVVLPESGDVEVIDRKRPAGPPEDYQAFKPEADGVAPMADFGEGYYYHVTGLVHDYKGMPSQNNALTTELIDRLHTKIERARDEITIYHQDYTDDAEVLVIAYGGTTRAAIAAVKEARAKGVKAGLLTLVTIWPFPGEVVAKAAAKAKTVIVPELNYGQLVGEIERYVPREKVVSLTRYDGELFRPEEILNPIITAGGGK from the coding sequence ATGGCTAAAGCACAACTCATGCAGGGCAACCAGGCCTGCGCCGTAGGAGCGCTGGCGGCCGGCGTCACCTTCTTCGCCGGTTACCCCATCACTCCCAGCACCGAAGTTGCCGAAATCCTCGCCGAAATGCTGCCCAAATTCGGCGGCAAATTCATCCAGATGGAAGACGAGATCGCCAGCATGGGCGCCGTCTGCGGCGCGGCCCTCACCGGCGCCAAGGCCATCACCGCCACCAGCGGCCCCGGCTTCTCCCTCAAACAAGAGCTCATCGGCTACGCCTCCATGGCGGAAATCCCCTGTGTCATCGTCAACGTCCAACGGCTCGGTCCCAGCACCGGCAAACCCACCTCGCCGGCCCAGGGCGACGTCATGCAGGCCCGCTGGGGCAGCCACGGCGACCGGGGCGTCATCGCCCTCAGCCCCACCTCGGTACGCGAAACATTCGACATTACCGTCAAAGCCTTCAACTTTGCCGAAAAATTCCGCACCCCTGTAATCCTGCTCCTCGACGAAGTCGTCGGCCACATGCGCGAGACAGTCGTACTGCCCGAATCCGGCGACGTCGAAGTCATCGACCGCAAGCGTCCCGCCGGTCCGCCCGAAGACTATCAGGCTTTCAAACCCGAAGCTGACGGCGTAGCGCCGATGGCCGACTTCGGCGAAGGCTACTACTACCACGTCACCGGCCTCGTCCACGACTACAAGGGCATGCCCTCCCAGAACAACGCCCTCACCACCGAACTCATCGACCGCCTGCACACCAAAATCGAGCGGGCCAGGGACGAAATAACCATCTACCACCAAGACTATACCGACGACGCCGAAGTCCTCGTCATCGCCTACGGCGGCACCACCCGCGCGGCCATAGCCGCCGTCAAGGAAGCCCGCGCCAAAGGCGTCAAGGCCGGCCTCCTCACCCTCGTCACCATCTGGCCCTTCCCCGGCGAGGTCGTCGCCAAAGCGGCCGCCAAGGCGAAAACGGTAATCGTTCCCGAACTCAACTACGGCCAGCTCGTCGGCGAAATCGAGCGCTACGTGCCCAGAGAGAAAGTCGTCTCCCTCACCCGCTACGACGGCGAACTCTTCCGGCCGGAAGAAATCTTGAATCCCATCATCACGGCAGGAGGTGGCAAATAA
- a CDS encoding 4Fe-4S binding protein has protein sequence MALDITQKYCKGCGICVAFCPKKILALDDKGKIYVTDPDKCIACGQCELRCPDLAIKVIKPGKVESNG, from the coding sequence GTGGCACTGGATATCACCCAGAAATACTGCAAAGGTTGCGGAATATGCGTGGCCTTCTGCCCCAAAAAGATCCTCGCCCTCGACGACAAAGGCAAGATTTACGTCACCGACCCCGACAAGTGCATCGCCTGCGGCCAGTGCGAACTGCGCTGTCCGGACCTTGCCATCAAAGTAATCAAACCCGGGAAGGTGGAAAGCAATGGCTAA
- a CDS encoding TRAP transporter permease: MERKTLTAEEVLAKYDRESDTRNLKGLMAKIVMAIAICFSLFQLYTAVFGVLDAALQRAIHLSFGLVLIFLLYPTFRSWSRDKVHPLDFVLAIVGGAAPLYIVIFYEELVGRAAMPTTLDIVVGVLGLFVVMEAARRAVGWPMVIVATGFLVYAFAGPYMPAILAHRGVGVGELIDHLFYTTEGIFGIPLGVSSTFIFLFILFGSYLEATGLGKFFIDIANAVAGWASGGPAKVAVLSSGLMGTVSGSSVANVVGTGSFTIPMMKKLGYKPEFAGAVEATASTGGQLMPPVMGAAAFLMAEFIGIPYIEVVAAAVIPALLYYSGVWIGVHLEAKKHGLQGIPRSELPKFSELLFARGHLAIPLIVIVYLLIAGYTPMRAALWAILLAIGASSLRKSTRISVKDVILGLEKGAKAVLGVLIACATAGIIIGVVTKTGVGLKLASALLELAGGKLLPAMFFTMITSLILGMGVPTTANYVITSTIAAPALLQMGVPVLAAHMFAFYFGIIADVTPPVALAAFAGAGIAGSNPMRTGINASKLAIAAFVVPYIFVLSPTLLMINATPITVLWSTCTALFGMVGLSAAMIGYFLAPASMPIRILFFLGGLMLIDPGLYTDAIGASVLGALMVFQYLKRKKLGLGAKKEKTAE, translated from the coding sequence TTGGAGAGAAAAACCCTTACCGCTGAAGAAGTACTGGCAAAATACGACCGGGAATCCGACACGCGAAACCTGAAAGGCCTGATGGCGAAAATCGTCATGGCCATCGCCATCTGTTTCTCGCTGTTCCAGCTCTACACAGCGGTCTTCGGAGTGCTGGACGCAGCACTGCAGCGCGCGATTCACCTTAGTTTCGGCCTTGTTCTCATCTTTCTCCTCTACCCGACCTTCCGCAGCTGGTCAAGAGACAAGGTCCACCCGCTCGACTTCGTGCTGGCGATTGTGGGGGGCGCCGCGCCGCTTTACATCGTCATCTTCTATGAGGAGCTCGTCGGCCGGGCCGCCATGCCCACCACCCTTGACATCGTCGTCGGCGTCCTCGGCTTGTTCGTCGTCATGGAGGCCGCCAGACGGGCTGTCGGTTGGCCGATGGTCATTGTAGCGACCGGTTTCCTCGTTTACGCCTTCGCCGGTCCCTACATGCCGGCCATCCTGGCCCACCGGGGCGTGGGCGTCGGCGAGCTCATCGACCACCTCTTCTACACCACCGAAGGCATCTTCGGTATCCCGCTGGGCGTTTCATCCACCTTCATCTTCCTTTTCATCCTGTTCGGCTCCTACCTTGAAGCAACCGGCCTTGGCAAATTCTTCATCGACATCGCCAACGCCGTAGCCGGTTGGGCCAGCGGCGGCCCGGCCAAGGTCGCCGTACTCTCGAGCGGCCTCATGGGCACCGTCTCCGGCAGCTCGGTCGCCAACGTCGTCGGTACCGGCAGCTTCACCATCCCGATGATGAAGAAACTCGGCTACAAGCCCGAATTCGCCGGCGCGGTCGAAGCCACCGCCTCCACCGGCGGTCAGCTCATGCCGCCGGTCATGGGCGCAGCCGCCTTCCTCATGGCCGAATTCATCGGCATCCCCTACATCGAGGTCGTCGCCGCCGCCGTCATCCCGGCGCTGCTCTACTACAGCGGCGTCTGGATCGGCGTTCACCTCGAGGCGAAAAAACACGGTCTGCAGGGCATCCCCCGCAGCGAACTGCCGAAATTCAGTGAACTCCTCTTCGCTCGCGGTCACCTTGCCATTCCGCTCATCGTCATCGTATACCTCCTCATCGCCGGCTACACGCCGATGCGGGCCGCCCTCTGGGCCATCCTGCTGGCTATCGGCGCCTCCAGCCTGCGCAAATCCACCCGCATCAGCGTCAAGGACGTCATACTCGGCCTGGAGAAAGGCGCAAAAGCGGTTCTCGGCGTCCTCATCGCCTGCGCCACCGCCGGCATCATCATCGGCGTCGTCACCAAAACCGGCGTTGGCCTCAAGCTCGCCTCGGCGCTGCTCGAACTGGCCGGCGGCAAGCTTCTGCCCGCCATGTTCTTCACCATGATCACCTCGCTCATCCTCGGCATGGGCGTTCCTACGACCGCCAACTATGTCATCACCTCCACCATCGCCGCCCCGGCGCTCCTGCAGATGGGTGTGCCGGTACTGGCGGCCCACATGTTCGCCTTCTACTTCGGCATCATCGCCGACGTCACCCCGCCGGTAGCACTCGCGGCCTTCGCCGGGGCTGGCATCGCCGGCAGCAACCCGATGCGCACCGGCATCAACGCCTCAAAACTAGCCATCGCCGCCTTCGTCGTGCCGTACATCTTCGTGCTGTCCCCGACCCTGCTGATGATCAACGCCACTCCCATAACCGTCCTGTGGAGCACCTGCACCGCCCTGTTCGGCATGGTCGGCCTGAGCGCGGCGATGATCGGTTACTTCCTCGCCCCGGCCAGCATGCCGATAAGGATACTCTTCTTCCTCGGCGGCCTGATGCTGATCGATCCCGGTCTTTATACCGACGCGATCGGCGCTAGCGTTCTCGGCGCGCTGATGGTCTTCCAGTACTTAAAACGCAAAAAACTCGGCCTCGGCGCCAAAAAAGAAAAAACCGCCGAATAG
- a CDS encoding DUF1850 domain-containing protein, which translates to MFKRANGRIAGVRAKTLLGISCLVVGLIVGLFLTTRLCLFIETDQGKTMTIPVSKGDTFSLKYTHSVQKTPVVENFVIQAVDELVLDSTVYQTYGVGLPFLPGEGRFERQGNNFVLSGIGRRFDKVAVHAGREAGLVLEADNRVVPLHALHEGGAFVTIRVKPYYYRWFRND; encoded by the coding sequence ATGTTTAAACGCGCGAATGGCCGGATAGCCGGTGTCAGGGCGAAAACCTTGCTGGGCATCTCCTGTTTGGTTGTGGGCTTGATAGTCGGCCTGTTTCTGACGACGCGGCTCTGCCTGTTCATCGAAACAGACCAGGGAAAGACGATGACTATCCCCGTCAGCAAGGGAGATACTTTTAGCTTAAAATACACCCACTCAGTGCAAAAGACGCCTGTGGTAGAAAACTTCGTCATCCAGGCCGTCGACGAACTGGTCCTTGACTCAACCGTCTATCAAACTTACGGGGTAGGGCTTCCTTTCCTGCCCGGTGAAGGCCGGTTTGAAAGGCAAGGCAATAACTTCGTCCTCTCCGGCATCGGCCGCCGCTTCGACAAAGTGGCTGTTCATGCAGGACGGGAAGCGGGACTCGTACTGGAGGCGGATAACCGGGTTGTCCCTCTGCACGCCCTCCACGAGGGAGGCGCTTTCGTCACCATTAGGGTCAAGCCGTACTATTACCGTTGGTTTCGTAACGACTGA
- a CDS encoding TAXI family TRAP transporter solute-binding subunit: MKKTLAILVVVLMVAGLIAGCGGGDAKKEQAKPAAQKFINIATGGTAGTYFPLGGAMAEIINKNVPGANASAQSTGASVANVNMLKDGKVDLALIQNDIAFYAVNGTEMFKDKKVDNFKGIATLYPETIQIVALEKAGIKSIADLKGKRVAVGARGSGTEANARQILEQYGITYNDIKVQYLSFGEAASGLKDGNVDVAFVTAGHPTAAIQDIAVQNKIVLVPIEAAKADSLIKKYPFYTKVQIPANTYQGQAAAADAVAVQAMLVVADKMSADDVYAVTKAIYGNLDRIKAAHAVGKSITKATSQNGMSIKLHAGAEKFFKEK; the protein is encoded by the coding sequence ATGAAAAAGACTCTCGCGATCCTTGTTGTTGTGCTTATGGTTGCCGGTCTGATCGCCGGATGCGGCGGCGGCGACGCCAAGAAGGAACAGGCTAAACCGGCCGCTCAGAAATTCATCAACATCGCCACCGGCGGCACGGCGGGCACCTACTTCCCGCTGGGCGGCGCCATGGCGGAAATCATCAACAAAAACGTTCCTGGCGCCAACGCCAGCGCCCAGAGTACCGGGGCTTCCGTAGCCAACGTCAACATGCTGAAAGACGGCAAGGTTGACCTGGCGCTTATCCAGAACGACATCGCCTTCTATGCCGTAAACGGCACCGAAATGTTCAAGGACAAGAAAGTCGACAACTTCAAGGGTATCGCCACCCTTTATCCGGAAACCATCCAGATCGTCGCCCTTGAAAAAGCCGGCATCAAATCGATCGCCGACCTTAAAGGCAAGCGCGTCGCCGTCGGCGCCCGCGGATCGGGCACCGAGGCCAACGCCCGCCAGATCCTCGAGCAGTACGGCATTACCTACAACGACATCAAAGTTCAGTACCTGTCCTTCGGTGAAGCCGCCAGCGGCCTGAAAGACGGCAACGTCGACGTGGCCTTCGTAACCGCCGGCCACCCCACCGCCGCCATCCAGGATATCGCCGTCCAGAACAAGATCGTTCTCGTTCCCATCGAGGCTGCCAAAGCCGACTCCCTGATCAAGAAATATCCCTTCTACACCAAGGTTCAAATCCCCGCCAACACCTACCAGGGCCAGGCCGCCGCTGCTGACGCCGTTGCCGTTCAGGCCATGCTCGTCGTCGCCGACAAAATGAGCGCCGACGACGTTTACGCCGTCACCAAAGCTATCTATGGCAACCTCGACCGCATCAAGGCTGCCCACGCCGTAGGCAAGAGCATCACCAAGGCGACCTCCCAGAACGGCATGTCCATCAAACTGCATGCCGGCGCTGAAAAGTTCTTCAAAGAGAAATAA